One genomic segment of Hymenobacter psoromatis includes these proteins:
- the pgl gene encoding 6-phosphogluconolactonase has translation MVKNSALLHVFPTPDATLHALADYFVAQAERAVAARGRFVVALSGGSSPKKLYELLASPACRGRVAWEHTYFFFGDERYVPHDSPESNYLMAKTSLLDPLKIRPNQVFAVDTSLPPAEAAAQYGVAVEEFFGQEPARFDLVLLGLGDNAHTASLFPHTLVLHDKTVGVKEVWLPVEQVFRITFTAPLINQARAVAFLVYGAGKAEAVHQILELPHDVEQYPAQLICLENSKADWFLDKAAAAALANG, from the coding sequence ATGGTAAAAAATAGCGCCCTCCTGCACGTTTTTCCTACCCCCGACGCGACGCTGCACGCGCTGGCCGACTACTTCGTGGCGCAGGCCGAGCGGGCAGTGGCCGCCCGTGGGCGCTTCGTGGTGGCGCTCTCGGGCGGCAGCTCGCCCAAGAAATTGTACGAGCTGCTGGCTTCGCCCGCCTGCCGCGGGCGCGTGGCCTGGGAGCACACGTATTTCTTCTTCGGCGATGAGCGCTACGTGCCCCACGACTCGCCCGAAAGCAATTATTTGATGGCCAAAACCAGCCTGCTCGACCCGCTGAAAATCCGCCCCAATCAGGTTTTCGCCGTGGATACCAGCCTACCCCCCGCTGAAGCCGCGGCGCAATATGGCGTGGCCGTGGAGGAGTTTTTTGGCCAGGAACCGGCCCGGTTCGACCTCGTACTGCTGGGGCTGGGCGATAACGCCCACACGGCCTCGCTGTTTCCGCACACGCTCGTGCTGCACGATAAAACGGTGGGCGTGAAGGAAGTATGGTTACCCGTGGAGCAAGTATTCCGCATCACCTTCACGGCTCCGCTCATCAACCAGGCGCGGGCCGTGGCCTTCTTGGTCTACGGAGCCGGTAAAGCCGAAGCGGTACACCAGATTCTGGAGTTGCCGCACGATGTGGAGCAATATCCGGCGCAGCTCATCTGCCTGGAAAACAGCAAAGCAGATTGGTTTCTGGATAAAGCAGCAGCCGCAGCATTGGCGAATGGTTGA
- the dusB gene encoding tRNA dihydrouridine synthase DusB, whose product MVQIGNIQLPDFPLLLAPMEDVSDPPFRAVCKANGADLMYTEFISSEGLIRAAAKSRQKLDVFDYERPIGIQLFGSDVATMGECAAISTEAGPDLIDINYGCPVKQVALRGAGAALLRDVPKMVAMTAAVVRNTHLPVTVKTRLGWDLDTLNVEEVAERLQDVGIAALTVHGRTRVQLYKGEADWRLIAKIKENPRIKIPIFGNGDIDSPEKALTYKNRYGVDGVMIGRAAIGYPWIFREVKHYAATGQHLAPPTLDERIAMCRMHFDKSLEWKGPKVGIFEMRRHYAHYFRGLEGAKQWRTRLVDADLGEEVYAILEEIAASEAVLVG is encoded by the coding sequence GTGGTTCAGATAGGTAATATTCAACTCCCCGATTTCCCGCTGCTCCTCGCCCCGATGGAGGACGTGAGCGACCCGCCCTTCCGCGCCGTGTGCAAGGCCAACGGGGCCGACCTGATGTACACCGAGTTCATCTCCTCGGAGGGCCTCATCCGGGCGGCGGCCAAGAGTCGGCAGAAGCTCGATGTGTTTGATTACGAGCGGCCTATCGGCATTCAGCTCTTCGGCTCCGACGTGGCCACGATGGGCGAGTGCGCGGCCATCAGTACCGAGGCGGGGCCCGATTTGATTGACATTAACTACGGCTGCCCGGTGAAGCAGGTAGCCCTGCGCGGCGCGGGCGCGGCCCTGCTGCGCGACGTGCCCAAAATGGTAGCCATGACCGCCGCCGTGGTCCGAAATACGCACCTGCCCGTGACCGTGAAAACCCGCCTCGGCTGGGACCTCGACACCCTGAACGTGGAGGAAGTGGCCGAGCGCCTGCAAGACGTGGGTATCGCGGCGCTCACCGTGCACGGCCGCACCCGCGTGCAGCTCTACAAGGGCGAGGCCGATTGGCGGCTCATCGCCAAAATCAAGGAAAACCCGCGCATCAAAATCCCCATTTTCGGCAACGGCGACATCGACTCGCCCGAAAAAGCGCTCACCTACAAAAACCGCTACGGCGTGGATGGCGTCATGATTGGGCGCGCCGCCATCGGCTACCCCTGGATTTTTCGGGAGGTGAAGCACTACGCGGCCACCGGCCAGCACCTGGCCCCGCCCACCCTGGACGAGCGCATCGCCATGTGCCGGATGCACTTTGACAAAAGCCTGGAGTGGAAAGGCCCCAAGGTCGGCATTTTCGAGATGCGCCGACACTACGCTCACTATTTCAGGGGTTTGGAGGGCGCCAAGCAGTGGCGCACCCGCTTGGTCGATGCTGACCTGGGCGAAGAAGTGTACGCCATTCTGGAAGAAATCGCGGCCAGCGAGGCCGTGCTAGTGGGGTAG
- a CDS encoding TerC family protein — MFAELQDILDHPLPSLAVVGNLIIIESLLSVDNAAVLATMVSDLPRERRKQALRYGIFGAYLFRGLCLVFAAYLVEFWYLKPLGGLYLLYLALNYFFAAPASHEDAPLKEKSWLYRRTLGLLGPFWATVAMIELMDVAFSIDNVFAVVAFSSNLLLITTGVFIGILAMRLVAQAFVGPMGQYPFLETSAFVIIGVLGLKLLLSLPAHFAPTHPVSRFLTSEVAEVGLTVLTIATFGVPLLSSRLLGWPRRLGGR; from the coding sequence ATGTTCGCAGAATTGCAAGATATTCTGGACCATCCGCTGCCCTCGCTGGCGGTAGTCGGCAACCTTATCATCATCGAAAGCCTGCTTTCGGTAGATAATGCGGCCGTACTCGCCACGATGGTGAGCGACCTGCCCCGCGAGCGCCGCAAACAGGCCCTGCGCTACGGCATCTTCGGGGCCTATCTGTTTCGGGGGCTGTGCCTGGTTTTTGCAGCCTATCTGGTCGAGTTCTGGTACCTAAAGCCGCTGGGCGGCCTGTACCTGCTATATCTGGCTCTCAACTACTTCTTTGCCGCGCCGGCTAGCCACGAGGACGCGCCTCTCAAAGAAAAAAGCTGGCTCTACCGCCGCACGCTGGGCCTGCTGGGCCCGTTCTGGGCCACCGTAGCCATGATTGAGTTGATGGACGTAGCTTTTTCCATCGATAACGTATTCGCGGTGGTGGCCTTCAGTAGCAACCTGCTGCTGATAACAACGGGCGTGTTCATCGGCATCCTGGCCATGCGGCTGGTGGCGCAGGCGTTCGTGGGACCAATGGGCCAGTATCCGTTTCTGGAAACCTCGGCCTTTGTGATTATCGGCGTGCTGGGTCTCAAGCTGCTGCTTTCCTTGCCAGCGCATTTTGCGCCTACCCACCCGGTTAGCCGCTTCCTTACCAGCGAAGTGGCCGAAGTCGGGCTCACGGTGCTCACCATCGCCACGTTTGGGGTGCCGCTGCTTTCCTCGCGGCTGCTGGGCTGGCCGCGCCGCCTGGGCGGCAGGTAA
- a CDS encoding phosphatidate cytidylyltransferase — MNPDATSTPPDGPPPKKAPSNLRLRAIWGALAAALLISCTFGGPISFGLFFAAVQAVMLKEFYRIMRAAGHRPASWAGGVAGVIIFGAIYFVKSYSVYAEWLGWPTGWTIYPPLSALPQAMPGQPSGWLLASFTVLSAYTWLGGAIVLLVVLVLREIVLWPKHGHPFINIGTTLIGLLYVSLPMALLSVIAFGRSGFTPGRVFLLILFIWAADTGAYFAGKNFGKHKLAPSISPGKTWEGWAGGAALALATGWAAGYFLPDIPLSHRLVAAGVVAVFGPLGDLAESMLKRSAGVKDSGTFLPGHGGLLDRFDAFLLVLPVLALLQALVG; from the coding sequence TTGAACCCCGACGCGACCTCTACCCCCCCCGACGGCCCTCCACCCAAGAAAGCCCCCAGCAACCTGCGCCTGCGCGCTATTTGGGGGGCGCTGGCGGCGGCGCTGCTCATTAGCTGCACCTTCGGCGGGCCCATCTCGTTCGGGCTGTTTTTTGCCGCTGTGCAAGCCGTGATGCTGAAGGAGTTTTACCGGATAATGCGGGCGGCTGGCCACCGGCCGGCTAGCTGGGCAGGGGGAGTTGCCGGGGTAATCATTTTTGGGGCAATCTATTTCGTCAAAAGCTACTCTGTTTATGCGGAGTGGTTGGGCTGGCCCACGGGTTGGACCATTTATCCTCCCTTATCAGCCTTGCCTCAGGCAATGCCAGGCCAACCTTCTGGTTGGTTATTGGCCTCCTTTACAGTACTTTCGGCTTATACCTGGTTAGGCGGAGCAATTGTATTGCTGGTTGTGTTGGTGCTGCGTGAAATAGTGCTTTGGCCTAAACACGGACATCCATTTATAAATATTGGAACCACGCTTATTGGCTTGCTCTACGTTAGCCTGCCAATGGCGCTGCTTAGCGTTATTGCGTTTGGGCGTAGCGGTTTTACCCCTGGCCGCGTTTTCCTCCTCATCCTCTTCATTTGGGCGGCTGATACGGGCGCGTACTTCGCTGGCAAAAACTTTGGCAAGCACAAGCTGGCACCGAGCATTTCGCCCGGCAAAACCTGGGAGGGCTGGGCCGGCGGAGCGGCCCTCGCGTTGGCCACGGGCTGGGCGGCCGGCTATTTCCTGCCCGATATCCCGTTGAGCCACCGGCTGGTGGCAGCTGGGGTAGTGGCCGTGTTCGGCCCGCTCGGCGACCTGGCCGAGAGCATGCTCAAGCGCAGCGCGGGCGTGAAGGACTCGGGCACCTTTTTGCCCGGCCACGGTGGCCTGCTCGACCGCTTCGATGCCTTTTTGCTGGTGCTGCCGGTGCTGGCCCTGCTGCAAGCGCTGGTGGGGTAG
- a CDS encoding DUF6600 domain-containing protein has protein sequence MSFSFRWAVLGLLLLAAGQPARAQAPAPPDGGPVTYQMFYDALSPYGQWVNDPDYGYVWLPSVGPNFQPYGSNGHWVYTDYGWTWVSDYAWGWAPFHYGRWRFSDPYGWVWVPGYRWGPAWVAWRQSAGYYGWAPLGPPPVQPGVRVNIGFSFSFGNAPVVPARWYFVPAAYVASPRIATYYLPPARTTVLYNQTTIINNTYVNKTVNNTVHNTTVINNQRERGGYPAGPARADVEKATGQPLQQVAVTSRNTPGVGVQGNSLAFYRPDVKAPNATASAPAPRHTVALAEAARQARAAQPGTGLLPDKAAQQLSSTDAQPFRAAHQRAAQPASAAPPTPRPSNQPASAAPPTPRLNNQPATIALPTPRPNNQPVNAAPPVAPADLTSRQERQQARQARQQALAGQPKPAPTPDQQQQRAQRQAQQQQPLTAPTPPPRPQAPRQQRPPSPTPQRPRLAPQPPRPQPHPMREEQRR, from the coding sequence ATGTCTTTTTCCTTTCGTTGGGCGGTGCTGGGGCTGCTACTGCTAGCCGCCGGCCAGCCGGCCCGGGCGCAGGCCCCCGCGCCGCCCGATGGCGGTCCGGTCACGTACCAGATGTTTTACGATGCCCTGAGCCCCTACGGGCAGTGGGTAAACGACCCCGATTATGGCTACGTGTGGCTGCCCTCGGTCGGGCCCAATTTCCAGCCCTACGGGAGTAATGGCCACTGGGTATACACTGATTATGGCTGGACCTGGGTATCTGATTACGCTTGGGGCTGGGCGCCGTTTCACTACGGCCGCTGGCGCTTTAGCGACCCGTATGGCTGGGTGTGGGTGCCGGGCTACCGCTGGGGGCCGGCCTGGGTGGCGTGGCGCCAAAGCGCCGGCTACTACGGCTGGGCACCATTAGGGCCGCCGCCGGTCCAGCCGGGCGTGCGGGTAAACATTGGCTTTTCGTTTTCCTTTGGTAATGCGCCCGTGGTGCCGGCCCGCTGGTATTTTGTGCCGGCGGCCTACGTCGCCAGCCCCCGCATCGCCACCTACTACTTGCCCCCGGCCCGCACCACGGTGCTCTATAACCAGACCACCATTATCAATAATACCTATGTGAATAAGACAGTTAACAACACGGTGCATAACACTACTGTTATCAATAACCAGCGCGAGAGGGGCGGCTACCCCGCCGGCCCCGCCCGCGCCGACGTGGAGAAAGCCACTGGCCAGCCCCTGCAACAAGTGGCCGTAACCAGCCGCAACACCCCCGGCGTGGGGGTCCAGGGCAACTCCCTGGCCTTCTACCGCCCCGATGTGAAAGCGCCCAATGCCACCGCCAGTGCCCCGGCTCCCCGCCACACCGTAGCCCTGGCCGAAGCCGCCCGGCAGGCCCGCGCCGCCCAGCCCGGCACCGGCCTGCTACCCGATAAAGCCGCTCAGCAGCTCAGCAGCACCGATGCCCAGCCCTTCCGCGCGGCTCACCAGCGGGCCGCCCAGCCGGCCAGCGCCGCGCCGCCTACCCCTCGCCCTAGTAACCAGCCGGCCAGCGCCGCGCCGCCTACCCCCCGTCTCAACAACCAGCCGGCTACTATCGCGCTGCCTACCCCCCGTCCCAACAACCAGCCAGTTAACGCCGCGCCGCCTGTCGCCCCCGCCGACCTGACCTCGCGCCAGGAGCGCCAACAAGCCCGGCAGGCGCGCCAGCAGGCGCTGGCCGGGCAGCCAAAACCCGCGCCTACCCCCGACCAGCAGCAGCAGCGCGCCCAGCGGCAAGCCCAGCAGCAGCAGCCTCTGACGGCCCCTACCCCCCCGCCGCGGCCCCAGGCTCCGCGTCAGCAACGGCCACCAAGCCCGACCCCTCAGCGGCCGCGGCTGGCCCCCCAACCGCCGCGCCCGCAACCGCACCCCATGCGCGAAGAGCAGCGGCGCTAA
- the zwf gene encoding glucose-6-phosphate dehydrogenase, translated as MNETLKSQPTVFVIFGGTGDLNSRKLAPALYNLYLESWLPTQFALIGTGRTPLSDDDFRGRLLKDVNQFSRSGKVKDEQWTDFAPHIYYQPADVQNAETYRDFGTRIKALEKEWQAPANVIYYLAVSPNFFPIIAENLAKAGLTTDPERTRIVIEKPFGHDLESARELNALLGRIFQEKQIYRIDHYLGKETVQNIMAFRFANAIMEPLWNRNYIEHVQISVTESLGVGDRLGYYDGSGALRDMIQNHLLQLLCIVAMEPPVNFAAEEVRDRKVDVLRAMRRFTPETVREQAVRGQYGPGWLQGQQVPGYREEPGANPQSNTETFAAVKFFVDNWRWQGVPFYLRTGKRLHRSASVITIQFKDVPHFIFSPETAETMRQNRLVISIQPEMSIRLQVQAKRPGVDMMLNTVDMVFDYKGTYVSEAPEAYETLLLDVMLGDQTLFMRGDQVEEAWDLVMPILTSWQHRISQNFPNYSADSWGPEDAEALVAKDGYHWFTFPLNGKK; from the coding sequence ATGAACGAGACCCTGAAATCGCAGCCGACGGTGTTCGTCATCTTCGGCGGCACCGGCGACCTGAACTCCCGCAAGCTGGCCCCGGCTCTGTATAATCTGTACCTCGAAAGCTGGCTACCCACGCAGTTTGCCCTCATCGGCACGGGCCGCACGCCGCTCAGCGACGATGATTTTCGGGGCCGGCTGCTCAAGGACGTCAACCAGTTTTCGCGCAGCGGCAAGGTGAAGGATGAGCAGTGGACGGACTTCGCGCCCCACATCTACTACCAGCCGGCCGATGTGCAGAATGCCGAAACCTACCGGGATTTTGGCACGCGCATCAAGGCATTGGAGAAGGAGTGGCAGGCCCCGGCCAACGTCATCTACTACCTGGCGGTATCGCCCAATTTCTTCCCCATCATTGCCGAAAACCTGGCCAAGGCCGGGCTCACGACCGACCCCGAGCGCACGCGCATCGTGATTGAGAAGCCCTTCGGGCACGATTTGGAGTCGGCCAGGGAGTTGAACGCGCTGCTGGGCCGCATTTTCCAGGAAAAGCAGATTTACCGTATTGACCACTATCTGGGCAAGGAAACGGTGCAGAATATCATGGCTTTTCGCTTCGCGAACGCCATTATGGAACCGCTCTGGAACCGCAACTACATCGAGCACGTGCAGATTTCGGTGACCGAAAGCCTGGGGGTAGGCGACCGGCTGGGCTACTACGACGGCTCGGGCGCGCTGCGCGACATGATTCAGAACCACCTTTTGCAGCTGCTGTGCATTGTGGCGATGGAACCGCCGGTGAATTTCGCGGCCGAGGAAGTGCGCGACCGCAAGGTGGACGTGCTGCGCGCCATGCGCCGCTTCACGCCCGAAACCGTGCGCGAGCAGGCCGTGCGCGGGCAGTATGGCCCCGGCTGGCTGCAAGGCCAGCAGGTGCCCGGCTATCGCGAGGAGCCCGGTGCCAACCCGCAGTCGAACACCGAAACCTTTGCGGCAGTGAAGTTTTTCGTGGATAACTGGCGCTGGCAGGGCGTGCCGTTTTACCTGCGCACGGGCAAGCGCCTGCACCGCTCGGCCTCGGTTATTACCATTCAGTTTAAAGACGTGCCGCACTTCATTTTTTCGCCCGAAACGGCGGAAACGATGCGCCAGAACCGGCTGGTTATCAGCATTCAGCCCGAGATGAGCATCCGGCTGCAAGTGCAGGCCAAACGCCCAGGGGTAGACATGATGCTGAATACCGTGGACATGGTGTTTGACTACAAAGGCACCTACGTGAGCGAGGCCCCCGAAGCCTACGAAACCCTGCTGCTCGACGTGATGCTCGGCGACCAGACGCTCTTTATGCGCGGCGACCAGGTGGAGGAAGCCTGGGACCTGGTGATGCCCATCCTGACCTCGTGGCAGCACCGCATCAGCCAGAATTTTCCTAATTACTCGGCCGATTCCTGGGGCCCCGAAGATGCCGAAGCCCTCGTGGCCAAGGACGGCTACCACTGGTTTACCTTTCCGCTCAATGGTAAAAAATAG
- a CDS encoding hydrolase, with product MKHLVRFLAVPLLSAALLAACARQEAAPTLPAAANVRQDASAAGFPETFDTGSKTSYASGTVALGSGAWTFSDALLGNAAADVKTGSQSARVRNSGTLTMNFDLASGAGTVTLDHARYGSDAAGTWELWASTNGGSSFGKVGSTITNSGTALSTASFAVNLPGTVRLQVRKTDGGSNRLNFDNLTVQTYGGTGAGGGGGTTTGGKKFLFDASHAETAGNADWVLDVDGGTVPRFPTPAAAGITASTPETYWTAALSSWGVALVKLGNSVENLPVGTAITYGNASNPQDLSNYSVFVVDEPNNLFTASEKTAIVTFVKNGGGLFMISDHTVSDRDNDGYDSPAIWNDLMSNNSVQANPFGYSIALTNISETTSNVLASSSNSILHGSQGNVTQLKFSNGATITKTSGSQAQPLVWQGSSAQGLSNIMCASSTFGTGRVFVITDSSPADDGTGSPGNTVYPGWTEISSHAPLHLNASLWLAKQQ from the coding sequence ATGAAGCATTTAGTTCGTTTTTTGGCCGTGCCCCTATTAAGCGCGGCCCTGCTGGCCGCCTGCGCCCGCCAGGAAGCCGCGCCTACCCTACCGGCGGCGGCCAACGTTCGCCAGGATGCCTCGGCCGCCGGCTTTCCCGAAACCTTCGACACGGGTAGCAAAACCTCTTACGCCAGCGGCACCGTGGCACTGGGCTCCGGCGCGTGGACCTTCAGCGACGCGCTGCTGGGCAACGCTGCGGCCGACGTGAAAACGGGCAGCCAGTCGGCCCGCGTGCGCAACAGCGGTACGCTCACCATGAACTTCGACCTCGCCAGCGGGGCCGGCACCGTGACGCTCGACCACGCCCGCTACGGCTCCGACGCGGCCGGCACCTGGGAGCTGTGGGCTTCCACCAACGGCGGTAGCTCGTTTGGTAAAGTGGGCAGCACCATCACCAACAGCGGCACGGCGCTCAGCACGGCCAGCTTCGCAGTGAACCTGCCGGGCACCGTGCGCCTGCAAGTGCGCAAGACCGACGGTGGCTCCAACCGCCTCAACTTCGATAACCTGACGGTGCAGACCTACGGCGGCACCGGCGCGGGCGGCGGGGGCGGCACGACCACCGGCGGCAAGAAATTCCTGTTTGACGCCAGCCACGCCGAAACGGCCGGTAACGCCGACTGGGTGCTCGACGTGGATGGCGGCACGGTGCCGCGCTTCCCTACCCCCGCCGCGGCGGGCATCACGGCCAGTACCCCGGAAACGTACTGGACGGCCGCCCTCTCCTCGTGGGGCGTGGCGCTGGTGAAGCTCGGCAACTCGGTAGAGAACCTGCCCGTCGGCACGGCCATCACCTACGGCAACGCCTCTAACCCGCAGGACCTGAGCAACTACAGCGTTTTTGTGGTAGATGAGCCGAATAACCTCTTCACAGCCAGCGAGAAAACGGCCATCGTCACGTTCGTCAAAAATGGCGGTGGCCTGTTCATGATTTCCGACCACACCGTATCGGACCGCGACAACGATGGCTACGACTCGCCGGCCATCTGGAACGACCTGATGAGCAACAACTCGGTGCAGGCTAACCCTTTTGGCTACAGCATCGCGCTCACCAACATCTCCGAAACGACCAGCAACGTACTGGCCAGCAGTAGCAATTCTATTCTGCACGGCTCGCAGGGCAACGTGACGCAGCTCAAGTTCTCGAACGGCGCGACTATCACCAAAACCAGCGGCTCGCAGGCGCAGCCGCTCGTGTGGCAGGGTAGCTCGGCGCAGGGCCTCAGCAACATCATGTGCGCCAGCAGCACCTTCGGCACCGGCCGCGTTTTCGTCATCACCGACTCGTCGCCGGCCGATGATGGCACCGGCAGCCCCGGCAACACCGTGTATCCCGGCTGGACCGAGATTTCCAGCCACGCCCCGCTGCACCTCAACGCCTCGCTCTGGCTGGCTAAGCAGCAATAA
- a CDS encoding CPBP family intramembrane glutamic endopeptidase, which produces MHPAVQLLMLLGLAVAGLCLASLLALVLANQLYGLSLAQFGEVGAAPERVPHGWAVLMLLQGLSLAGLGAGAAVLPLVLGQSVRGYFAPRRLGAAWWPLAAGLVILVSVPFLSALVAWNASVHFPTPLHGFELWARDKEDQTAGLTKFLTDFHSPGRLLVGLVVIAIVPAVAEELVFRGGVQRNLVAWFGSRHVGVWLAAAIFSAIHVQFFGFVPRLVLGLVLGYLYEWSGNILVSMAAHFTQNAFQLVLLYLFQNKMLPVVFDPDANQTVPWPAVLLSAALTAGLLYWLRQRWAAPKALARG; this is translated from the coding sequence ATGCACCCCGCCGTGCAGCTCCTGATGCTGCTGGGCCTGGCCGTGGCGGGGCTGTGCCTGGCCAGCCTGCTGGCGTTGGTACTGGCCAATCAGCTCTACGGCTTGTCGTTGGCCCAATTTGGGGAAGTAGGGGCCGCGCCCGAGCGCGTGCCGCACGGCTGGGCGGTGCTCATGCTGCTGCAAGGGCTGTCGCTGGCCGGGCTGGGGGCGGGGGCGGCGGTGCTGCCGCTGGTGCTGGGGCAATCGGTGCGCGGGTACTTCGCGCCGCGCCGGCTGGGGGCGGCGTGGTGGCCGCTGGCGGCCGGGCTGGTGATTCTGGTATCGGTGCCGTTTTTATCGGCGCTGGTGGCCTGGAATGCCAGCGTACACTTCCCTACCCCCCTGCACGGCTTTGAGCTGTGGGCGCGCGATAAGGAAGACCAGACCGCCGGCCTCACCAAGTTTCTGACCGATTTTCATTCGCCCGGCCGGCTGCTGGTGGGCTTGGTGGTCATCGCCATCGTGCCGGCGGTGGCCGAGGAGCTGGTGTTTCGGGGTGGCGTGCAGCGCAATCTGGTGGCGTGGTTTGGCTCGCGGCACGTGGGCGTGTGGCTGGCGGCGGCCATTTTTTCGGCCATTCACGTGCAGTTTTTCGGGTTCGTGCCGCGCCTCGTGCTGGGGCTGGTGCTGGGCTACCTATACGAGTGGAGCGGGAACATCTTGGTTTCGATGGCCGCGCACTTCACCCAGAATGCATTCCAGCTGGTACTGCTTTATTTGTTTCAGAATAAAATGCTACCCGTCGTTTTCGACCCCGACGCCAACCAGACCGTGCCGTGGCCGGCCGTGCTGCTGTCGGCGGCGCTCACGGCGGGGCTGCTCTACTGGCTGCGCCAGCGCTGGGCGGCTCCCAAAGCATTGGCCCGCGGGTAA
- the gndA gene encoding NADP-dependent phosphogluconate dehydrogenase, which yields MSDNPTDYAFGMIGLGTMGRNMLLNMADHGFAVAGYDKNQKQVDLLGQEGQGKPVKGFTDPKAFVQSIKTPRAIMMLVPAGPIVDSVIAEMLPLLAAGDILIDGGNSHFTDTERRAKDLAGKGFHFFGMGVSGGEEGARFGPSMMPGGDKEAYQTMKPVFEAIAAHVDGAPCVAWLGPGAAGHFVKMVHNGIEYGLMELIAETYGLLKNGLGMADEAIGQEFAKWNDGRLQSFLLDITKDIFAFKNPDGDGTLLLNDIKDEARAKGTGKWTSQVAMDLQAPIPTVDAAVSMRDLSKYKDLRVELAKLYGPEAGHLQGDKNELLKQLEQAFYFSMIMSYAQGMHLLAKASEEYKYDLQLATIAKIWRGGCIIRSAFLNEIYNAFEKDNNLAHLLLDSKVQELTQSSAPGMRAVVAAAVAAGQAVPAYASALSYFDAFRTARLPSNLIQAQRDYFGAHTYELVGQEGVFHTQWTGKRSHPDAPAGPAANLKPNTPPVPNTKQSEDPSKAKL from the coding sequence ATGAGCGACAATCCCACGGACTACGCATTCGGCATGATTGGCCTCGGCACGATGGGCCGCAACATGCTGCTGAACATGGCTGACCACGGCTTTGCCGTAGCCGGCTACGATAAAAACCAGAAGCAGGTGGACCTGCTGGGTCAGGAAGGCCAGGGTAAGCCCGTGAAGGGCTTCACCGACCCCAAAGCCTTCGTGCAGAGCATTAAAACGCCCCGCGCTATTATGATGCTGGTGCCCGCTGGCCCCATCGTGGACAGCGTAATTGCCGAAATGCTGCCCCTGCTTGCAGCCGGCGACATCCTGATTGACGGCGGCAACTCGCACTTTACCGACACCGAGCGCCGGGCCAAAGACTTGGCGGGCAAGGGTTTTCACTTCTTCGGCATGGGTGTGAGCGGCGGCGAGGAAGGCGCGCGCTTTGGCCCGAGCATGATGCCGGGCGGCGATAAAGAAGCCTATCAGACGATGAAGCCAGTATTCGAGGCCATTGCGGCGCATGTGGACGGCGCGCCCTGCGTGGCCTGGCTGGGGCCGGGCGCGGCGGGACACTTCGTGAAAATGGTGCACAACGGCATCGAGTATGGCCTGATGGAGCTGATTGCCGAGACCTACGGCCTGCTGAAAAACGGCCTGGGAATGGCCGACGAGGCCATCGGGCAGGAGTTTGCCAAGTGGAACGACGGGCGCTTGCAGTCGTTTTTGCTCGACATTACGAAGGATATTTTTGCCTTTAAAAACCCGGACGGCGACGGTACGCTGTTGCTCAACGATATCAAGGACGAGGCCCGCGCCAAGGGCACCGGCAAGTGGACCTCGCAGGTAGCGATGGACTTGCAGGCCCCGATTCCGACCGTGGACGCGGCCGTGTCGATGCGTGACTTGTCGAAATACAAGGACCTGCGCGTGGAGTTGGCCAAGCTCTACGGCCCCGAAGCCGGCCACCTGCAAGGTGATAAAAACGAGCTGCTCAAGCAGTTGGAGCAGGCGTTTTATTTCAGCATGATAATGAGCTACGCCCAGGGCATGCACCTGCTGGCGAAGGCGTCGGAGGAATACAAGTACGACTTGCAGCTGGCCACTATTGCCAAAATCTGGCGCGGCGGCTGCATCATCCGCTCGGCGTTTTTGAATGAGATATATAACGCTTTTGAGAAAGATAATAATCTGGCCCACTTGCTTTTAGACAGCAAAGTACAGGAGCTGACGCAGAGCTCGGCCCCCGGCATGCGGGCCGTAGTAGCGGCCGCCGTGGCGGCGGGGCAGGCGGTGCCAGCCTACGCCTCGGCGCTGAGCTACTTCGATGCCTTCCGCACGGCGCGCCTACCCTCCAATCTGATTCAGGCACAACGCGACTATTTTGGGGCGCACACCTACGAGCTGGTGGGCCAGGAAGGCGTGTTTCATACCCAGTGGACGGGCAAGCGCAGCCACCCCGACGCGCCCGCCGGCCCGGCCGCTAATCTAAAGCCTAATACCCCGCCCGTGCCTAATACCAAGCAGTCGGAAGACCCTTCTAAAGCGAAGCTGTAA